TTAGTATTGAAAAAACGACAGCAATCAAATCTCCAGGTTTCTCAGTTGATCAAAAGGATACGATTTCTGGTATTGTATTTGCTGGGCTACCATTAGGTCATGAATTCAATTCCTTAGTTTTGGCGCTATTACAGGTGAGTGGTCTGGCACCCAAAATAGAGGACGAACTAAAGGAACGCATTCAATCCATTCGTCAACCTTATCATTTTGAAACATATGTTAGTTTGACCTGTCATAATTGTCCGGATGTTGTACAAGCATTGAACATTATGAGTGTGCTCAATCAAAATGTCTCACATACGATGATTGAAGGTGGTATGTTCCAAGATGAAGTAAACTCTCGTGGTGTCATGGCTGTACCAACCGTTTTTGTTAATGATGAAGAGTTTTCGAGTGGACGTATGAGCTTAGAAGAAATCCTTAACAAAGTAATCGGCCAAGCAGGTAGTGAAGCTTTTGAAGAGAAAGATCCCTATGATGTCCTTGTTGTTGGTGGTGGACCTGCAGGAGCCAGTGCAGCAATTTATGCAGCACGAAAAGGCATACGCACGGGTATCTTAGCTGAAAAATTTGGCGGACAGCCTTTAGAAACACTGGGCATTGAAAATTTTATTGGGACAACTTATACGGAAGGACCAAAGTTAGCAGCACAACTAGAAGAGCATGTTAAATCGTATCCAGTTGATGTGATGAAAACACAAAAAGCAATCAAGTTAGCTAAAAATGAACTAGTTGAAGTAACGCTAGAGAATGGTGCAGTGTTACAGTCTAAGACTGTTGTCTTGTCTACTGGGGCACGTTGGCGCTCATTAGGCATTCCAGGTGAAGAAACCTTCAAAAACAAAGGAATTGCTTATTGTCCACACTGTGATGGGCCATTATTTGCAGGTAAAAAAATAGCAGTTGTTGGTGGTGGTAACTCGGGTATTGAAGCTGCAATCGACTTAGCTGGT
The DNA window shown above is from Lactococcus paracarnosus and carries:
- the ahpF gene encoding alkyl hydroperoxide reductase subunit F, which gives rise to MLEENLKTQLKQYLELLENDIVLRLNADINETNGKKVHDFVTEIADMSAKISIEKTTAIKSPGFSVDQKDTISGIVFAGLPLGHEFNSLVLALLQVSGLAPKIEDELKERIQSIRQPYHFETYVSLTCHNCPDVVQALNIMSVLNQNVSHTMIEGGMFQDEVNSRGVMAVPTVFVNDEEFSSGRMSLEEILNKVIGQAGSEAFEEKDPYDVLVVGGGPAGASAAIYAARKGIRTGILAEKFGGQPLETLGIENFIGTTYTEGPKLAAQLEEHVKSYPVDVMKTQKAIKLAKNELVEVTLENGAVLQSKTVVLSTGARWRSLGIPGEETFKNKGIAYCPHCDGPLFAGKKIAVVGGGNSGIEAAIDLAGVVEHVTVLEFLPELKADKVLQDKLYSLDNVTVLTNVETKAIYGQDKVDSLAYMDRDTQEVLTLELAGVFILIGLVPNTEWLEGSVDRTARGEIIVDKQGATNLPGVYAAGDCTDSVYKQIIIAMGSGATAALGAFDYIIRH